One Natronomonas moolapensis 8.8.11 genomic region harbors:
- a CDS encoding IS66-like element ISNamo3 family transposase produces the protein MVSRPETIPSRLFMTSSEPTKEEILERLVALEKENEELREENKRLRAKLRWYEGPHTPPSKDQSDQEESSSSDGDEDDEQPRTDGGTPGRKSGHDPEWRDAPDPDQEIEVTCDCCPDCGEAFDESAGVSPRLVEELPDPQPPEVTQYNRHHYECHSCGAETVASHPDCPDEGQFGVNVIAQAALSRYDHRLPYRKIADRFEQLHGLEFTGASAWHATERVARAGRCEYEQIRRQIQQADVVHVDETGIKRDGEQAWIWTFTTEEHTLYVARESRGSDVPAEVLGEDFAGTVVCDGWTAYPAFSSNLQRCWAHILREAEDAAEKQTEGEPIYRALKQLYVALQTRLESDLTVRERAELQRVARRELESLIERSVPDGPVATLLGKIEGGLDHWLTFIGEPAVSPTNNAAENALREPVVLRKIIGTLRNDRGMFVHETLLSLLATCRQQGRNPYDEFKRIARNNEMISRAQTVPAVASSG, from the coding sequence ATGGTCTCCAGACCGGAGACCATCCCGTCTCGCCTGTTCATGACCTCTTCGGAACCTACCAAGGAAGAGATCCTTGAGCGTCTGGTCGCACTTGAGAAAGAGAACGAGGAACTTCGAGAGGAGAACAAGCGGCTCAGAGCCAAGCTTCGGTGGTACGAGGGACCCCATACACCACCGAGCAAAGACCAATCGGACCAGGAGGAGTCGTCCTCGTCCGATGGGGACGAGGACGACGAACAACCACGTACTGACGGTGGCACGCCTGGCCGAAAGTCCGGACATGACCCGGAATGGCGCGACGCTCCTGACCCGGATCAAGAGATCGAGGTTACCTGTGACTGCTGTCCAGACTGTGGTGAAGCGTTCGACGAGTCGGCGGGCGTCAGCCCCCGACTCGTCGAGGAACTCCCGGATCCACAGCCACCAGAGGTCACACAGTACAACCGCCATCACTACGAGTGCCACTCCTGTGGTGCCGAGACTGTCGCCTCACACCCCGACTGCCCCGATGAGGGGCAGTTCGGGGTGAATGTCATCGCACAGGCGGCGCTCTCTCGGTACGATCACCGCCTTCCCTACCGGAAGATCGCCGATCGCTTCGAACAACTCCACGGACTGGAGTTCACGGGTGCGTCCGCGTGGCACGCGACCGAGCGCGTTGCACGCGCCGGTCGCTGTGAATACGAGCAGATTCGCCGTCAGATCCAGCAAGCCGACGTTGTCCACGTTGACGAGACTGGAATTAAACGCGACGGCGAACAGGCATGGATCTGGACGTTCACCACCGAGGAGCACACGCTGTACGTGGCTAGGGAGAGTCGAGGAAGTGATGTTCCCGCGGAAGTCCTCGGCGAGGACTTCGCGGGAACAGTCGTCTGTGACGGGTGGACGGCGTATCCGGCTTTCAGCAGCAACCTCCAGCGGTGTTGGGCGCATATTCTACGGGAGGCTGAAGACGCCGCCGAGAAACAGACGGAAGGCGAACCGATCTACCGTGCCCTCAAACAGCTGTACGTCGCTCTCCAGACCCGGCTGGAGAGCGACTTGACAGTCCGCGAGCGAGCAGAACTCCAACGTGTGGCGCGGAGAGAGCTTGAATCGCTGATAGAACGGTCAGTTCCTGACGGACCAGTGGCAACACTACTCGGCAAGATCGAAGGAGGCCTCGACCACTGGCTCACCTTTATCGGTGAGCCAGCGGTCTCCCCAACGAACAACGCCGCTGAAAATGCGCTCCGTGAGCCAGTGGTTCTCCGGAAAATCATCGGAACACTCCGGAACGACCGCGGTATGTTCGTGCATGAGACGCTGCTGTCCCTGCTGGCGACGTGCCGCCAGCAGGGACGCAATCCCTACGACGAGTTCAAGCGAATCGCTCGAAACAACGAGATGATTTCACGAGCTCAGACCGTACCCGCTGTTGCATCCTCGGGGTAA
- a CDS encoding DUF433 domain-containing protein — protein MSQPAGRIVRELHDEPHLDGRRITVRFIKEQIEGRGLTPRTVADRHDLDVADVYRALTYYHDHPEEMRAVERQREAAIEEHEHLTTDPNDVRG, from the coding sequence ATGAGCCAACCGGCGGGACGGATCGTGCGCGAACTCCACGATGAGCCACATCTCGACGGTCGACGGATCACTGTGCGGTTCATCAAAGAGCAAATCGAGGGTCGAGGACTCACTCCCAGAACCGTTGCCGATCGTCACGATCTCGACGTGGCAGATGTCTACCGAGCGCTTACCTACTATCACGACCACCCCGAGGAGATGCGCGCTGTCGAGCGGCAGCGCGAGGCCGCGATCGAGGAGCACGAGCATCTGACGACCGATCCAAACGATGTACGTGGCTGA
- a CDS encoding winged helix-turn-helix domain-containing protein — MGNATDCPKRIADEESIKTLLKTLADQECRQILQDLHQTPMSAPELVEDRNIARSTVYRKLERLNQIGLVDTRIRVDKTGAHATEYDIALQNLRIECAPNGFELVLEGHEDDSETGGEKPPTRTGSDSVPYQQL; from the coding sequence ATGGGAAACGCTACCGACTGTCCGAAACGCATCGCTGACGAGGAATCGATTAAAACACTTCTCAAAACGCTCGCTGATCAAGAGTGCCGGCAGATACTACAAGACCTCCATCAGACGCCGATGTCGGCACCCGAACTGGTCGAGGATCGCAACATTGCACGATCAACGGTGTATCGTAAGCTCGAGCGATTGAATCAGATCGGACTCGTGGATACCCGTATTCGAGTAGACAAAACAGGGGCCCACGCCACAGAGTACGACATCGCCCTGCAGAATCTGCGTATCGAATGCGCTCCGAATGGTTTCGAACTCGTCCTCGAAGGTCACGAGGACGACAGCGAAACTGGTGGGGAAAAGCCGCCGACCCGGACCGGTTCGGATTCCGTTCCGTATCAGCAATTGTGA
- a CDS encoding 2Fe-2S iron-sulfur cluster-binding protein, producing the protein MSDADTDVWDVTIEIPADADLEEAGETHTIRVGSEEYILAAAREQGLWVPADCQQGWCITCAATVLEGDVDQSDAKRYYSEDADADFALICTAKPNSDVTLKVGAHEELLRHRADTDRPPGSSKL; encoded by the coding sequence ATGTCCGACGCCGATACCGACGTGTGGGATGTCACGATCGAGATCCCAGCTGATGCGGATCTCGAGGAGGCCGGCGAAACCCACACGATCCGTGTCGGCAGCGAGGAGTACATTTTGGCTGCGGCCCGAGAGCAGGGGCTCTGGGTGCCTGCTGACTGTCAACAGGGATGGTGTATCACCTGTGCCGCGACGGTCTTGGAGGGCGACGTCGATCAGTCCGACGCGAAGCGGTACTACAGCGAGGACGCCGATGCGGACTTCGCGCTCATCTGCACGGCAAAGCCGAACTCCGACGTGACACTCAAAGTGGGTGCCCACGAGGAACTGCTCCGGCACCGCGCTGACACCGATCGGCCCCCGGGATCATCGAAGCTGTGA
- the dps gene encoding DNA protection during starvation protein, which produces MSDQKQHASGSIEPGDTSKRVGAEVIRERGCDPEELREKLVDAVGAEFTTYYYYTNLRMHLAGEEDYKEITEDARLEDRAHFELVVPRIYELEGSLPNDIRDFADRASCPDAEVPTPMDDDGCLDTSTLEVEDILEVLLEAERCAIRTWSEICDMTRGADPRTYDMAQRILNEEMDHEAWFIELLSKERDGEINPAGHFARGEPGDAPYTKNTPFNDSA; this is translated from the coding sequence ATGAGTGATCAAAAGCAACACGCCTCTGGCAGCATCGAACCGGGCGATACGAGCAAACGAGTCGGTGCGGAAGTCATCCGCGAACGCGGCTGTGACCCCGAGGAGCTCCGAGAGAAACTCGTCGACGCGGTCGGAGCCGAGTTCACGACGTACTACTACTACACGAACCTCCGGATGCATCTGGCTGGAGAGGAGGACTACAAGGAGATCACCGAGGACGCGCGGCTCGAAGACCGAGCCCACTTCGAGTTGGTCGTCCCTCGGATCTACGAACTGGAGGGGTCGCTTCCGAACGACATCCGTGACTTCGCGGATCGTGCGTCCTGTCCCGACGCGGAGGTCCCGACCCCGATGGACGACGACGGGTGCCTCGATACCAGCACCCTCGAGGTCGAGGATATCCTCGAAGTGCTGCTCGAGGCGGAGCGCTGTGCGATCCGCACCTGGAGCGAAATCTGTGATATGACCCGTGGCGCCGATCCGCGCACCTACGATATGGCACAGCGGATTCTCAACGAGGAGATGGACCACGAAGCGTGGTTCATCGAGTTGCTCTCGAAGGAGCGCGACGGCGAAATCAACCCCGCCGGGCACTTCGCCCGTGGCGAACCCGGCGATGCGCCCTACACGAAGAACACCCCGTTCAACGATTCGGCATAA
- a CDS encoding helix-turn-helix domain-containing protein, with protein sequence MQEFEFSIRFGEGVDPLMDIFREHQSLSARSSWCFVTDSSMWRIDQITGSTEALQRLDSQYLDCSQCNECLDTPNCQTHREYHVLDSTKTTRTIYTYRTEIQDCHSIPYVVVDHVGEGCVFEARRIDNEYRWRVLYPSEQAIGELYDAIEGSLRPGLSLDLSRVQSSVGWDATARAAAQLSVGHWETLETAFEQGYYDRPRNVTVEDIADTLETPSSTVQYRLRTAEDLIMSTFMNDSV encoded by the coding sequence ATGCAGGAGTTTGAATTTAGTATCCGGTTCGGCGAGGGGGTAGATCCGCTCATGGATATTTTTCGGGAGCACCAGTCGCTCTCGGCACGCTCGTCGTGGTGTTTCGTGACGGACTCGTCGATGTGGCGGATCGACCAGATAACTGGCTCGACGGAGGCGCTTCAGCGGCTCGACTCGCAGTATCTCGACTGCTCACAGTGTAACGAATGCCTCGATACGCCGAACTGCCAAACGCACCGGGAGTACCACGTCCTCGACAGCACGAAAACGACGCGAACGATCTACACGTACCGGACGGAGATACAGGACTGTCACTCGATCCCGTACGTCGTCGTCGACCACGTCGGCGAAGGCTGTGTATTCGAGGCCCGCCGGATCGACAACGAGTACCGCTGGCGCGTTCTCTACCCGAGCGAGCAGGCGATCGGAGAGCTGTACGACGCCATCGAGGGGTCGCTTCGGCCCGGCCTCTCGCTTGATCTCTCCCGGGTGCAATCGTCGGTTGGATGGGACGCAACGGCCCGTGCCGCAGCCCAGTTGTCCGTGGGACACTGGGAGACGCTCGAAACGGCGTTCGAACAGGGGTACTACGACCGACCCCGAAACGTGACCGTCGAAGACATCGCTGACACGCTCGAGACACCGTCCTCGACCGTCCAGTACCGGCTACGAACAGCCGAGGATCTGATCATGTCCACGTTCATGAACGACTCGGTGTGA
- a CDS encoding protein adenylyltransferase SelO has product MTFSFDTTYKNLDPSLYSRVTPKSIADPEIVVRNDGLCADLGLDPAELNATILAGQDLLEDPIAQAYAGHQYGNFTALGDGRAMILGEHVRDGDRYDIQLKGSGRTPYSGRGDGNATVSSMLREYLYSYAMQNLHIKTSRSLAVLETDEAIRRRRTEPGAILVRVMNSHIRYGTFQYVASRAADELQRFTDYVIDRHYPQLTATDRPYLDFFDAVMQSSIEMVVDWLRVGFVHGVMNTDNMSIDGETFDYGPCAFMNYYDEETVFSSIDKHGRYAFGNQRPILRWNLERLAEALQPLCTRTALTYDELESELDEFDDRFDAQYYTMMRKKLGITSDDEKALVDEFLEWLRKSNTDYTNTFLELETPGTFDDPAFATTEFEQLREKLAAVGLDEELMQEANPRYIPRNYLVEEALDEYLETGTLSTFERLLNVLENPYISKETASQFQQPPPREFDTEYTTYCNT; this is encoded by the coding sequence ATGACCTTTTCATTTGATACCACGTATAAAAATTTGGACCCAAGCCTCTATTCGCGAGTAACCCCGAAAAGTATCGCTGATCCAGAAATTGTAGTTCGTAATGACGGGCTCTGTGCTGATCTTGGATTGGATCCAGCGGAACTCAATGCTACCATTCTAGCAGGCCAAGACCTCTTGGAAGACCCAATCGCCCAAGCATATGCAGGCCACCAGTATGGGAACTTTACCGCCCTGGGCGATGGGAGAGCGATGATACTCGGCGAACATGTGCGCGATGGTGATAGATACGATATCCAACTGAAGGGCTCCGGTCGAACGCCGTACTCGGGGAGAGGCGACGGCAACGCAACTGTCAGCTCGATGCTCAGAGAGTATCTGTATTCATACGCGATGCAGAATCTACACATCAAAACATCGAGAAGCCTAGCGGTCCTCGAAACTGACGAAGCGATCCGACGACGGCGGACGGAACCTGGAGCCATTCTTGTCCGAGTGATGAACAGCCATATTCGATACGGGACATTTCAGTATGTTGCAAGCCGAGCAGCCGACGAACTACAGCGATTCACTGACTACGTTATTGACAGACACTACCCACAGCTAACTGCAACGGATCGTCCATACCTCGATTTCTTTGATGCAGTCATGCAGTCGTCGATTGAGATGGTTGTCGACTGGCTGCGTGTCGGATTCGTTCATGGCGTGATGAATACCGACAACATGAGTATCGATGGAGAGACGTTTGATTACGGACCCTGTGCGTTCATGAATTACTACGATGAGGAGACGGTCTTCAGCTCGATCGATAAGCACGGGCGATATGCGTTCGGCAACCAGCGACCCATTTTGCGGTGGAATCTCGAACGTCTCGCAGAGGCGCTCCAACCGCTGTGTACACGAACGGCGCTCACGTACGATGAACTCGAAAGTGAACTGGACGAATTTGACGATCGATTTGATGCACAATACTACACGATGATGCGAAAGAAGCTGGGGATCACCTCGGATGATGAGAAAGCACTCGTCGATGAATTCCTGGAGTGGCTCCGCAAGTCGAACACAGACTATACCAATACGTTTCTGGAATTAGAGACGCCCGGTACGTTTGATGACCCAGCGTTTGCAACTACGGAATTCGAACAGCTCAGAGAGAAACTGGCTGCTGTCGGCCTAGATGAGGAGTTGATGCAGGAAGCCAATCCGCGGTACATTCCTCGCAACTACCTGGTTGAAGAGGCACTGGACGAGTATCTCGAAACTGGGACTCTATCCACATTCGAACGGTTATTGAACGTGCTGGAAAACCCTTATATATCGAAGGAGACGGCTTCACAATTCCAGCAACCACCGCCACGAGAATTCGATACGGAGTATACAACGTACTGTAATACGTGA
- a CDS encoding DUF7437 domain-containing protein — MTIQTGEETFQITPTLLVALAQRDSNDNIELYLERHEVSGLATAIEYARAYTKSEMTARIMAREQEIPVLEAETILQELQEILLDAENEISTELDIETLDADVDERIGE, encoded by the coding sequence ATGACCATACAGACCGGGGAAGAGACGTTTCAAATCACCCCGACGCTTCTCGTTGCCCTGGCTCAACGCGACTCAAACGACAATATCGAACTTTACCTCGAACGCCACGAAGTCAGCGGTCTGGCGACGGCCATCGAATACGCTCGGGCCTACACGAAATCGGAGATGACTGCCCGGATTATGGCTCGCGAGCAGGAGATTCCCGTCCTCGAAGCCGAAACAATCCTCCAGGAACTCCAGGAGATCCTCCTTGATGCAGAGAACGAGATTTCGACGGAACTCGATATAGAGACGTTGGATGCAGATGTCGACGAGCGAATCGGCGAGTAG
- a CDS encoding AAA family ATPase, which yields MKGLERPRQNASTIRTHVLSIHREWRLPQREGGNIPVERVALRVSDYVDPSDQDAADLIDEGADAGIYTLDRSSGGNATITGVSPQGTEPKVITDAFGELQQDTDVDFRVISVVTDSINDALYDVGYDDFASLADANVDDIADLTSTLTEGRAENLLKEARTHVPAGLRLGKTAATYYGQRIDPDTERAAARVTDLSLVTDSVGEPQHRSEGWGPDDERGMYISDIGRNSGSPVPTGLHILDDPDYPSVPKAATHPDAAYNALPVDDNGEVVPPAVPIDPRFQVPLDELIAKKLARGLVPVRVVGPRGSGKNYLIKYLCHKTNRGYQSIDVDRATEPEDLFGSLVPDGDVIVPRDGAVKQGLLNGDTIVINESPVMQAGAAIALHRLLNEGTLLVKSHGELVEPHPSARMVITTNPPTREYRDSEPMNSATRGRFRSFEQPYIQEIEEEVETLGRQVNSNDPVVDRPTLKKIVQFAHQTRENESWPTLSTRNLTILCEHIEDGVYPKAAVKGVL from the coding sequence GTGAAGGGGCTGGAAAGGCCCAGACAGAACGCCTCGACCATCAGAACTCATGTCCTCAGCATCCACCGCGAGTGGCGACTCCCCCAGCGTGAAGGAGGCAACATCCCTGTCGAGCGAGTGGCGCTACGAGTGTCCGACTACGTCGACCCCTCCGATCAAGATGCCGCAGATCTTATCGATGAAGGGGCTGACGCCGGCATCTACACGCTAGATCGCTCTTCGGGCGGGAACGCCACCATCACCGGCGTCTCACCACAGGGGACGGAACCGAAGGTAATCACCGACGCCTTCGGCGAACTCCAGCAAGACACTGACGTCGACTTCCGCGTGATCAGCGTCGTCACCGATTCGATTAATGACGCGCTCTATGACGTCGGCTACGACGACTTTGCGTCGCTCGCGGACGCCAACGTTGACGACATCGCCGACCTCACCAGCACGCTCACCGAGGGCCGTGCCGAGAACCTCCTCAAAGAGGCCCGCACGCACGTCCCCGCTGGACTCCGCCTCGGAAAGACCGCTGCCACCTACTACGGCCAACGGATCGATCCCGACACCGAACGGGCCGCCGCTCGCGTCACCGACCTCTCGCTTGTCACCGATTCCGTCGGTGAACCCCAGCACCGTTCCGAGGGATGGGGGCCCGACGACGAGCGCGGGATGTACATCTCCGATATCGGCCGCAACTCCGGGAGTCCTGTCCCCACTGGCCTGCACATCCTCGACGATCCCGACTATCCGAGCGTCCCGAAGGCCGCGACTCACCCCGACGCAGCCTATAACGCGCTCCCGGTCGACGACAACGGCGAGGTCGTCCCACCAGCCGTCCCCATCGACCCACGCTTCCAGGTCCCCCTCGATGAACTCATCGCGAAGAAACTCGCTCGTGGCCTCGTCCCGGTTCGGGTGGTCGGGCCGCGTGGGTCGGGGAAGAACTATCTCATCAAGTATTTATGCCACAAGACGAACCGGGGCTACCAGTCCATCGATGTCGACCGAGCGACCGAACCCGAGGATCTTTTCGGCTCGCTCGTTCCCGATGGCGACGTCATCGTTCCCCGAGACGGCGCCGTGAAACAGGGTCTTCTGAACGGCGATACGATCGTCATCAACGAGTCTCCCGTCATGCAGGCCGGCGCCGCCATCGCATTACACCGGCTGTTGAACGAGGGGACACTCCTGGTGAAGAGCCACGGTGAACTCGTTGAGCCGCACCCGTCGGCTCGAATGGTCATCACTACGAACCCGCCGACACGCGAGTACCGGGATTCGGAGCCGATGAACTCGGCAACGAGAGGCCGCTTCCGTTCGTTCGAGCAGCCCTACATTCAGGAGATCGAGGAAGAAGTGGAGACACTCGGTAGGCAGGTGAACAGCAACGACCCCGTCGTGGACCGACCGACGCTCAAGAAAATCGTCCAGTTCGCCCACCAGACCCGAGAGAACGAGTCTTGGCCCACGCTCTCGACGCGGAATCTCACGATCCTCTGTGAACACATCGAAGACGGAGTGTACCCGAAGGCCGCCGTCAAGGGGGTGCTCTGA
- a CDS encoding AbrB/MazE/SpoVT family DNA-binding domain-containing protein, whose product MSTENETDGETTRITRKGQVTIPKELREEFGLQEGDEIRWEKTEDGIRVRKATRSSGRGMLVDEDVSTGKREEMAEELEAEIHEKRRTEWQP is encoded by the coding sequence ATGAGCACCGAAAACGAGACTGATGGTGAAACGACTCGTATCACTCGGAAGGGACAGGTGACGATCCCGAAAGAGCTTCGGGAGGAGTTCGGGCTACAAGAAGGTGACGAGATCCGCTGGGAAAAAACCGAGGACGGGATTCGGGTCAGAAAGGCCACGCGATCGAGTGGACGTGGGATGCTCGTCGATGAGGATGTTTCCACAGGGAAGCGCGAAGAGATGGCCGAGGAGCTGGAAGCCGAGATCCACGAGAAGCGACGGACAGAGTGGCAGCCGTGA
- a CDS encoding HD domain-containing protein, which yields MNDLEQAITFATKAHAGQTDKAGETYMRHPLRVMQQMETDRERVVAVLHDVAEDTPKTLDDIEAKFDVTVREAVDALTRRDSEDTYESFIQRAATNDLARGVKIADIEDNMDLTRLSSVSQELLEKQQKYHWAWQYLHSVEE from the coding sequence ATGAACGATCTTGAACAGGCGATTACGTTCGCGACAAAGGCCCATGCCGGGCAGACCGATAAGGCCGGAGAGACATATATGCGGCACCCGTTGCGCGTGATGCAACAAATGGAGACGGATCGGGAACGTGTCGTCGCAGTCCTCCACGATGTCGCCGAGGATACGCCGAAGACGCTCGACGATATCGAAGCGAAATTCGACGTGACGGTCCGTGAGGCGGTGGATGCGCTGACACGACGCGATAGCGAGGATACGTACGAGTCGTTTATCCAACGCGCCGCAACGAACGACCTTGCACGGGGAGTCAAGATCGCTGACATTGAGGATAATATGGACTTGACCCGGCTATCATCTGTCAGCCAGGAGCTACTGGAGAAACAGCAAAAATACCACTGGGCATGGCAGTATCTCCACTCAGTAGAGGAGTAA
- a CDS encoding HEAT repeat domain-containing protein → MSLDFDHAYPEVGYQIAEWDMLKPPEERLMALTHTNRLKLSEMSPRPDGEMTQYSLFDSEGNDYTQDDFETLPESPDPERLDEVLQRIETADGKPLRLALVELADLAAAHPDESIPAAEPMCTLLGDAVPAVQGEALGILTNIADADPEAVRPAVDAAIGRLSDGTHQLLQNEALQFLKAFADHDVEPLTEAVPRLATLLHDDAIDPEVITQLLLSVSQSNPDALLPVVPKLERYLETEPQPAHTWLLAAVGYLSKTHPGIAKETIPIAAELVDAEPTVLRANAAGVLADLADEYPTEVKAVAPRAIEFLQDENDHIRYNASSILARVAEAHPDAVEPAIESLIDVLDDEMADTRFNACWALKRIDATAAVEKLTEVAAADPDEDVRDVAQLAVDSIEE, encoded by the coding sequence ATGAGTCTTGATTTCGATCACGCATATCCAGAGGTCGGGTACCAAATCGCTGAGTGGGATATGCTAAAACCACCAGAGGAACGGCTGATGGCGTTGACTCATACGAATCGATTGAAACTCTCGGAGATGTCGCCGAGACCGGACGGAGAGATGACGCAGTACAGTCTCTTCGACAGCGAGGGGAACGATTATACGCAAGACGATTTCGAGACACTTCCGGAATCACCTGATCCTGAGCGGCTTGATGAAGTACTTCAGAGAATCGAGACAGCCGACGGGAAGCCACTACGTCTCGCGCTTGTAGAACTTGCTGACCTTGCAGCCGCTCACCCGGATGAATCGATTCCAGCAGCTGAACCCATGTGTACGCTCTTGGGCGATGCCGTTCCTGCCGTCCAAGGAGAGGCGCTCGGGATCCTCACGAATATCGCCGACGCCGATCCTGAAGCGGTACGACCAGCCGTCGACGCGGCTATCGGTCGACTGTCCGATGGGACACACCAGTTGCTCCAAAACGAGGCACTACAGTTTCTCAAAGCCTTTGCCGACCACGACGTGGAACCGCTCACAGAAGCCGTCCCACGGTTAGCGACGCTGCTTCATGATGACGCAATCGATCCGGAGGTGATTACACAGCTCCTTTTGAGTGTCTCTCAATCGAATCCGGACGCGCTACTCCCAGTCGTCCCAAAGCTGGAGCGATATCTTGAGACTGAACCACAACCAGCCCACACATGGCTGCTCGCGGCTGTTGGCTACCTCAGTAAGACACACCCAGGCATCGCCAAAGAGACGATTCCAATCGCGGCTGAACTAGTGGATGCTGAGCCGACCGTACTTCGTGCTAATGCAGCCGGCGTATTGGCTGATCTCGCCGATGAGTACCCAACTGAGGTGAAGGCAGTAGCTCCCAGAGCGATCGAATTCTTGCAGGATGAAAACGATCACATCCGATATAACGCATCATCCATCCTCGCTCGAGTCGCAGAAGCCCATCCAGATGCGGTTGAACCAGCGATCGAGTCTTTAATAGATGTACTTGACGACGAGATGGCCGATACACGGTTCAATGCTTGCTGGGCGTTGAAACGAATTGACGCGACAGCAGCGGTCGAGAAACTGACTGAGGTTGCAGCGGCTGATCCCGACGAGGATGTCCGGGACGTCGCTCAATTGGCGGTCGATTCTATCGAGGAGTAG
- a CDS encoding DUF7837 family putative zinc-binding protein, which translates to MSTTDLSTLGDCPRCSASVTSIDVLIEYKIDGQPAVYRLSRRMPRGLTSWMKPTIRDISH; encoded by the coding sequence ATGTCCACAACGGATCTCTCAACACTCGGTGACTGTCCCCGCTGCAGTGCGAGCGTGACGAGTATTGATGTCCTCATCGAGTACAAAATTGATGGGCAGCCAGCTGTTTACAGGCTGTCGAGGCGAATGCCGCGGGGCTTGACCTCGTGGATGAAGCCGACAATCCGTGACATAAGCCATTAA